A single Ammospiza caudacuta isolate bAmmCau1 chromosome 6, bAmmCau1.pri, whole genome shotgun sequence DNA region contains:
- the CARS1 gene encoding cysteine--tRNA ligase, cytoplasmic isoform X1, which produces MAAAASAEHGKGKRVQPPWSPPEGTKHSRLCLYNSLTRSKEVFQPQNGKKVLWYCCGPTVYDASHMGHARSYISFDILRRILRDYFKYDVFYCMNITDIDDKIIKRARQNHLFERYRESKCTPDQLLEDVRTASELFSVKLNETTDPDKKQMLERIQNAVKSAFDPLQEALQAKLPAEEISRCHETLLEEAKDLLSDWLDSKFGSQVTDNSIFSKLPKFWEGEFHKDMEALNVLPPDVLTRVSEYVPEIVDFVKKIVDNGYGYVSNGSVYFDTMKFDASEKHSYAKLVPEAVGDQKALQEGEGDLSISADRLSEKRSPNDFALWKSSKPGEPSWDSPWGKGRPGWHIECSAMGGSVLGESMDIHGGGFDLRFPHHDNELAQSEAYFENDHWVRYFLHTGHLTIAGCKMSKSLKNFITIKDALKKHTARQLRLAFLMHSWKDTLDYSSNTMESAIQYEKFMNEFFLNVKDILRAPTDVTGQFQKWENQEVELNKNFYEKKAAIHEALCDNVDTRSVLEEMRSLVSQSNSYIAAKKSSRQMPNRLLLENISSYLTQMLKIFGAIESDDAIGFPVGGTSQNINIESTVMPYLQVLSEFREGVRQIAREKKVTEVLQLSDALRDDILPELGVRFEDHEGLPTVVKLVDKDTLLKEREEKKKIEEEKKRKKEEAARKKQQQEAAKLEKMKIPPHEMFKLELDKYSMFDENGFPTHDTEGKELSKGQIKKLKKLYETQEKLHKEYLQMVQNGSAN; this is translated from the exons GTAAAGGCAAACGAGTGCAGCCTCCCTGGTCTCCCCCTGAAGGGACAAAACATTCCAGGCTCTGCCTCTACAACAGCCTGACTCGCAGTAAG GAAGTATTTCAGCCTCAGAATGGAAAAAAGGTCTTGTGGTATTGCTGTGGTCCAACAGTTTATGATGCTTCTCACATGGGACATGCCAG gtCCTACATCTCATTTGATATCCTGAGAAGAATCTTAAGggattattttaaatatgatgTTTTCTATTGTATGAATATTACAGATATTGATGACAAG ATCATCAAGAGAGCAAGACAAAATCACCTTTTTGAACGATACAGAGAGAGCAAATGCACACCAGATCAGCTGCTTGAAGATGTTAGAACTGCCTCAGAG cTCTTTTCAGTTAAACTAAATGAAACGACAGACCCAGATAAGAAGCAAATGTTGGAAAGAATTCAAAATGCAGTCAAGTCTGCTTTTGACCCTCTACAAGAAGCTCTCCAAGCAAAGCTCCCTGCTGAAGAGATCAGCAGATGTCATGAG ACACTATTGGAAGAAGCCAAAGATTTGCTGTCTGACTGGCTGGACTCAAAATTTGGCAGTCAGGTGACTGACAATTCCATATTCTCAAAGCTCCCCAAATTCTGGGAAGGGGAATTTCATAAAGATATGGAAGCACTCAAC GTTTTACCTCCAGATGTTTTAACACGGGTTAGTGAATATGTGCCAGAAATTGTGGATTTTGTGAAGAAGATTGTGGATAATGGTTATGG GTATGTGTCTAATGGATCTGTATACTTTGATACTATGAAGTTTGATGCCAGTGAAAAACACTCCTATGCTAAGTTGGTGCCTGAAGCTGTAGGTGATCAGAAAGCTCTTCAAGAGGGTGAAG GTGACCTGAGCATCTCAGCTGATCGCTTAAGTGAGAAGCGTTCTCCAAATGATTTTGCTTTATGGAAGTCCTCCAAGCCAGGAGAGCCCTCATGGGACTCTCCATGGGGAAAG GGTCGTCCAGGTTGGCACATTGAATGTTCTGCCATGGGTGGATCTGTTCTAGGAGAGTCGATGGACATTCATGGAGGAGGCTTTGATCTCCGATTTCCTCACCATGACAATGAACTGGCTCAGTCTGAG gcatATTTCGAAAATGATCACTGGGTTCGGTATTTTCTGCATACTGGTCACTTAACAATTGCTGGCTGTAAAATGTCCAAATCTTTGAAGAATTTCATTACCATAAAAGATGCACTGAAGAAACACACag CACGACAGTTACGGCTGGCTTTCCTCATGCACTCTTGGAAGGATACACTGGATTATTCAAGTAATACCATGGAGTCAGCTATTCAGTATGAGAAGTTTATGAAT GAGTTTTTTTTGAATGTGAAGGATATTCTTCGAGCTCCCACTGATGTGACAGGCCAGtttcagaaatgggaaaatcaAGAAGTAGAGCTGAACAAAAA TTTTTACGAGAAGAAAGCAGCAATTCACGAAGCACTGTGTGACAATGTTGACACCCGCTCGGTTTTAGAAGAAATGCGCTCGTTAGTCAGCCAGAGTAACTCCTATATTGCTGCAAAGAAATCCTCCAGACAGATGCCAAACAGACTTCTTTTAGAAAACATCAGCTCCTATCTCACTCAAATGCTAAAG ATTTTTGGTGCCATAGAAAGTGATGATGCAATTGGTTTTCCTGTTGGAGGGACTAGTCAAAACATAAAT ATTGAGTCTACAGTGATGCCATACCTCCAAGTTCTTTCTGAGTTCAGAGAAGGAGTGCGACAAATCGCCAGAGAGAAGAAAG TAACTGAAGTGCTGCAGTTGAGTGATGCTCTTCGGGATGACATCCTGCCTGAACTTGGAGTTCGATTTGAAGATCATGAAG GACTTCCAACTGTGGTTAAATTAGTGGATAAGGACACATTattgaaagaaagagaagaaaagaaaaag atagaagaagagaaaaaaaggaagaaagaagaagcagccaggaaaaaacaacagcagGAA GCagcaaaactggaaaaaatgaagattCCACCACATGAAATGTTTAAATTGGAACTTGACAAATATTCCATGTTTGATGAAAAT GGATTTCCCACCCATGATACCGAAGGCAAAGAACTTAGCAAAGGACAAATTAAGAAACTAAAGAAACTTTATGAAACCCAAGAAAAGCTACACAAGGAGTATCTACAAATGGTTCAGAATGGAAGTGCAAATTGA
- the CARS1 gene encoding cysteine--tRNA ligase, cytoplasmic isoform X2, producing MGHARSYISFDILRRILRDYFKYDVFYCMNITDIDDKIIKRARQNHLFERYRESKCTPDQLLEDVRTASELFSVKLNETTDPDKKQMLERIQNAVKSAFDPLQEALQAKLPAEEISRCHETLLEEAKDLLSDWLDSKFGSQVTDNSIFSKLPKFWEGEFHKDMEALNVLPPDVLTRVSEYVPEIVDFVKKIVDNGYGYVSNGSVYFDTMKFDASEKHSYAKLVPEAVGDQKALQEGEGDLSISADRLSEKRSPNDFALWKSSKPGEPSWDSPWGKGRPGWHIECSAMGGSVLGESMDIHGGGFDLRFPHHDNELAQSEAYFENDHWVRYFLHTGHLTIAGCKMSKSLKNFITIKDALKKHTARQLRLAFLMHSWKDTLDYSSNTMESAIQYEKFMNEFFLNVKDILRAPTDVTGQFQKWENQEVELNKNFYEKKAAIHEALCDNVDTRSVLEEMRSLVSQSNSYIAAKKSSRQMPNRLLLENISSYLTQMLKIFGAIESDDAIGFPVGGTSQNINIESTVMPYLQVLSEFREGVRQIAREKKVTEVLQLSDALRDDILPELGVRFEDHEGLPTVVKLVDKDTLLKEREEKKKIEEEKKRKKEEAARKKQQQEAAKLEKMKIPPHEMFKLELDKYSMFDENGFPTHDTEGKELSKGQIKKLKKLYETQEKLHKEYLQMVQNGSAN from the exons ATGGGACATGCCAG gtCCTACATCTCATTTGATATCCTGAGAAGAATCTTAAGggattattttaaatatgatgTTTTCTATTGTATGAATATTACAGATATTGATGACAAG ATCATCAAGAGAGCAAGACAAAATCACCTTTTTGAACGATACAGAGAGAGCAAATGCACACCAGATCAGCTGCTTGAAGATGTTAGAACTGCCTCAGAG cTCTTTTCAGTTAAACTAAATGAAACGACAGACCCAGATAAGAAGCAAATGTTGGAAAGAATTCAAAATGCAGTCAAGTCTGCTTTTGACCCTCTACAAGAAGCTCTCCAAGCAAAGCTCCCTGCTGAAGAGATCAGCAGATGTCATGAG ACACTATTGGAAGAAGCCAAAGATTTGCTGTCTGACTGGCTGGACTCAAAATTTGGCAGTCAGGTGACTGACAATTCCATATTCTCAAAGCTCCCCAAATTCTGGGAAGGGGAATTTCATAAAGATATGGAAGCACTCAAC GTTTTACCTCCAGATGTTTTAACACGGGTTAGTGAATATGTGCCAGAAATTGTGGATTTTGTGAAGAAGATTGTGGATAATGGTTATGG GTATGTGTCTAATGGATCTGTATACTTTGATACTATGAAGTTTGATGCCAGTGAAAAACACTCCTATGCTAAGTTGGTGCCTGAAGCTGTAGGTGATCAGAAAGCTCTTCAAGAGGGTGAAG GTGACCTGAGCATCTCAGCTGATCGCTTAAGTGAGAAGCGTTCTCCAAATGATTTTGCTTTATGGAAGTCCTCCAAGCCAGGAGAGCCCTCATGGGACTCTCCATGGGGAAAG GGTCGTCCAGGTTGGCACATTGAATGTTCTGCCATGGGTGGATCTGTTCTAGGAGAGTCGATGGACATTCATGGAGGAGGCTTTGATCTCCGATTTCCTCACCATGACAATGAACTGGCTCAGTCTGAG gcatATTTCGAAAATGATCACTGGGTTCGGTATTTTCTGCATACTGGTCACTTAACAATTGCTGGCTGTAAAATGTCCAAATCTTTGAAGAATTTCATTACCATAAAAGATGCACTGAAGAAACACACag CACGACAGTTACGGCTGGCTTTCCTCATGCACTCTTGGAAGGATACACTGGATTATTCAAGTAATACCATGGAGTCAGCTATTCAGTATGAGAAGTTTATGAAT GAGTTTTTTTTGAATGTGAAGGATATTCTTCGAGCTCCCACTGATGTGACAGGCCAGtttcagaaatgggaaaatcaAGAAGTAGAGCTGAACAAAAA TTTTTACGAGAAGAAAGCAGCAATTCACGAAGCACTGTGTGACAATGTTGACACCCGCTCGGTTTTAGAAGAAATGCGCTCGTTAGTCAGCCAGAGTAACTCCTATATTGCTGCAAAGAAATCCTCCAGACAGATGCCAAACAGACTTCTTTTAGAAAACATCAGCTCCTATCTCACTCAAATGCTAAAG ATTTTTGGTGCCATAGAAAGTGATGATGCAATTGGTTTTCCTGTTGGAGGGACTAGTCAAAACATAAAT ATTGAGTCTACAGTGATGCCATACCTCCAAGTTCTTTCTGAGTTCAGAGAAGGAGTGCGACAAATCGCCAGAGAGAAGAAAG TAACTGAAGTGCTGCAGTTGAGTGATGCTCTTCGGGATGACATCCTGCCTGAACTTGGAGTTCGATTTGAAGATCATGAAG GACTTCCAACTGTGGTTAAATTAGTGGATAAGGACACATTattgaaagaaagagaagaaaagaaaaag atagaagaagagaaaaaaaggaagaaagaagaagcagccaggaaaaaacaacagcagGAA GCagcaaaactggaaaaaatgaagattCCACCACATGAAATGTTTAAATTGGAACTTGACAAATATTCCATGTTTGATGAAAAT GGATTTCCCACCCATGATACCGAAGGCAAAGAACTTAGCAAAGGACAAATTAAGAAACTAAAGAAACTTTATGAAACCCAAGAAAAGCTACACAAGGAGTATCTACAAATGGTTCAGAATGGAAGTGCAAATTGA